One part of the Rutidosis leptorrhynchoides isolate AG116_Rl617_1_P2 chromosome 1, CSIRO_AGI_Rlap_v1, whole genome shotgun sequence genome encodes these proteins:
- the LOC139899586 gene encoding uncharacterized protein, whose protein sequence is MDFITNLPKTVEGYDTFWVIVGSLTKSSHFLPIKETDKMEKLAQVYLKEVVSRHGVQISIISDRDGKFTSRFWQTLQKAMGTRLDMSTSYYPKTDGKTYRLSLLQELSEIHDTFHMSNSKKCLSDENLIIPLDEKQVDTKLHFVEEPVEIMDSEVKLLKQSIIPIVKVRWNVHRGPKFKWECEDQMKQKYPQLFPDETTSVDVY, encoded by the exons atggactttatcaccaacttaccCAAGACTGTGGAAGGTTACGATACTTTTTGGGTTATTGTTGGTAGTCTCACAAAATcatctcattttctaccgattaaagaGACAGATAAGATGGAAAAGTTGGCACAGGTTTACCTAAAGGAAGTGGTTTCCAGACATGGTGTGCAAATATCTATTATTTCTGATAGAGACGGAAAATTTACGTCTAGATTTTGGCAAACATTGCAAAAAGCAATGGGAACTCGACTTGATATGAGTACATCATATTATCCTAAGACAGATGGCAAAA CATATAGATTAAGTCTACTGCAAGAGCTTAGCGAGATTCACGATACGTTTCACATGTCAAACTCGAAGAAGTGCTTATCAGACGAGAATTTGATAATTCCTTTGGACGAGAAACAAGTTGATACTAAACTTCATTTCgtagaagaacctgttgagatcatggacAGTGAGGTCAAACTCTTAAAGCAGAGCATCATACCGATTGTGAAAGTTCGATGGAACGTACACAGAGGACCAAAGTTCAagtgggaatgtgaagatcagatgaaacaaaagtatccacaactGTTTCCTGACGAGACAACTTCAGTGGACGTGTACTAA